The Cytobacillus sp. NJ13 sequence AGAATAAAAATGTGATTATCACAGGCGCATCTGGAGGGATTGGGGCCCAAATGGCTGTCCTTTGTGCCGAGAGGGGAGCAAACCTTGTCCTTCTTGCCCGCAGCCTTGACAAATTGCAGGAACTGCAGGCAGATTTGCTGAGGCGTTTTTCAGTGGATGTTTACATACATAAACTCGATGTTTCGGACACTGACCAGGTCTCGGCTGTTTTTACCGAGGTACTTGCCCGGTTTGATCACATAGATGTTCTTGTGAATAATGCCGGGTTCGGAGTTTTCCGGGAAGCGCATGAAGCAAAAGTTGAAGAAATAAAGGGAATGTTTGATGTAAATGTAGTTGGTTTAATGGCTTGCACCAGCATGGTGCTGCCGGTGATGAGGAAACAGAGGAGCGGCCATATTATCAACATCGCCTCACAGGCGGGCAAAA is a genomic window containing:
- a CDS encoding SDR family oxidoreductase, whose amino-acid sequence is MSDRLKNKNVIITGASGGIGAQMAVLCAERGANLVLLARSLDKLQELQADLLRRFSVDVYIHKLDVSDTDQVSAVFTEVLARFDHIDVLVNNAGFGVFREAHEAKVEEIKGMFDVNVVGLMACTSMVLPVMRKQRSGHIINIASQAGKIATPKSSVYSATKHAVLGYTNSLRMELDDSNVFVTAVNPGPIETNFFNIADEKGTYVKNVSKYMLKPEYVALKVVNAMLRPVREINLPRWMNAGSIVYSLFPGLFEKIGKRAFNQK